A single region of the Actinoplanes sp. SE50/110 genome encodes:
- a CDS encoding DsbA family protein has translation MEAIYYFDPACPFTWTTSRWLTSVAAERGIQVHWRAFSLSILNGDNTPEQYRPMMAASSRALRLVEALRADGREDRIGAFYTALGDRTHEAGTPITDAIVAEAAEAAGVEKAGEILDDPAWDEAVRESHETALRLAGPGIGSPVLHLAGAARGLHGPIIGEVPDRAESLAIWDATAALMRIGTFFEVKRGRG, from the coding sequence ATGGAGGCGATCTACTATTTCGATCCGGCTTGTCCGTTCACCTGGACCACCTCGCGGTGGCTGACCTCGGTCGCCGCGGAGCGTGGGATCCAGGTGCACTGGCGGGCGTTCAGCCTGTCGATCCTGAACGGGGACAACACGCCCGAGCAGTACCGGCCGATGATGGCGGCGTCCAGCCGCGCGTTGCGGCTGGTGGAGGCCCTGCGGGCGGATGGCCGCGAGGACCGGATCGGGGCGTTCTACACCGCATTGGGCGACCGTACGCATGAGGCGGGCACCCCGATCACCGACGCGATCGTGGCGGAGGCGGCGGAGGCGGCCGGCGTGGAGAAGGCGGGCGAGATCCTCGACGACCCGGCGTGGGACGAGGCGGTGCGGGAGTCGCACGAGACCGCGTTGCGGCTGGCCGGTCCGGGCATCGGCTCCCCCGTGCTGCACCTGGCCGGGGCGGCGCGTGGGCTGCACGGCCCGATCATCGGCGAGGTCCCCGACCGGGCGGAGTCGCTGGCGATCTGGGACGCCACCGCGGCCCTGATGCGGATCGGCACGTTCTTCGAGGTGAAGCGCGGCCGCGGCTGA
- a CDS encoding response regulator transcription factor, which translates to MTTVLVADDDADIRDLVAFKLEQAGLEVITVGDGQAAVEQARAHHPTLAVLDVSMPLLSGIDVCRMLRADPSTAGMLIIMLTARVQEQDVEGGFSAGADDYVTKPFSPRELVSRIQALLTRTRT; encoded by the coding sequence GTGACCACGGTCCTCGTGGCTGACGACGACGCTGACATCCGGGACCTGGTGGCCTTCAAGTTGGAGCAGGCCGGGCTCGAGGTGATCACGGTCGGCGACGGTCAGGCCGCCGTGGAGCAGGCGCGGGCGCATCATCCCACCCTTGCGGTGCTCGACGTTTCGATGCCGCTGCTGTCCGGGATCGATGTGTGCCGGATGTTGCGGGCCGATCCGTCCACCGCCGGCATGCTGATCATCATGCTGACCGCCCGGGTACAGGAGCAGGATGTCGAGGGCGGGTTCAGCGCCGGCGCCGACGACTACGTGACCAAGCCGTTCAGTCCGCGGGAGCTGGTCTCCCGGATCCAGGCCCTGCTCACCCGCACCCGCACCTGA
- a CDS encoding GlsB/YeaQ/YmgE family stress response membrane protein, producing the protein MEINGLFTGIVFGLIIGALGRLVVPGKQHLPIWVTLLVGVVAGLLGTFVATAFGVDDTPGIDWIELALQVGLAALGVALVSGAGRRRRL; encoded by the coding sequence ATGGAGATCAACGGCCTGTTCACCGGCATCGTCTTCGGCCTGATCATCGGCGCGCTGGGGCGCCTGGTCGTGCCGGGCAAACAGCACCTGCCGATCTGGGTGACCCTGCTGGTCGGCGTCGTCGCCGGGCTGCTCGGCACCTTCGTGGCGACCGCCTTCGGGGTGGACGACACGCCCGGCATCGACTGGATCGAACTCGCCCTGCAGGTCGGTCTCGCGGCGCTGGGTGTGGCGCTGGTCTCCGGAGCCGGCCGGCGGCGCCGCCTCTGA
- a CDS encoding NYN domain-containing protein codes for MARVRAALYLDFDNVFSGLIKQDPDVAIQFAKDPGAWLVRLTTSLTVDGPRRWLILRCYMNPGGWVPNPDTEANQPRLYYSQFRPFFVNAGFEVIDCPRLTHTKNAADIRMVVDAVDALADPVPYEEFVIGSGDSDMTPLLVRLRRADRRTTIVSPSDAAEAFTAVADRLITSQELLELVQGEPVDSDEAPVDPEQPVSYEQFRDLVTWRYTAATGPLNLASLAHDLRRQLGPSVDETSWFGNGGFVRALESLSLPNVKFSNHFLWDAARHDPPEAGVSTGPAPEPVGRLSALLSLPRLTREMWPPIYQSLAEYAAAHHFNLTEATRWARDQLAAQGVDVSRSAIAFVTRGTAFGGAPLYRQPPPNATEIAAAFADNVLSRAEAAAIALSDEETAEVRSWLGAA; via the coding sequence ATGGCTCGCGTACGCGCCGCACTCTATCTGGACTTCGACAACGTGTTCAGCGGACTGATCAAGCAGGACCCGGACGTGGCGATCCAGTTCGCCAAGGATCCGGGCGCGTGGTTGGTCCGCCTGACCACGTCGCTGACCGTCGACGGCCCGCGCCGCTGGCTGATCCTGCGCTGCTACATGAACCCGGGCGGCTGGGTGCCCAACCCGGACACCGAGGCCAACCAGCCCCGGCTGTACTACTCGCAGTTCCGGCCGTTCTTCGTGAACGCCGGCTTCGAGGTGATCGACTGCCCGCGGCTGACCCACACCAAGAACGCCGCGGACATCCGGATGGTGGTCGACGCGGTCGACGCGCTCGCCGACCCGGTGCCGTACGAGGAGTTCGTGATCGGGTCCGGCGACTCGGACATGACCCCGCTGCTGGTCCGGTTGCGCCGGGCCGACCGGCGCACCACGATCGTCTCGCCGTCCGATGCGGCCGAGGCCTTCACCGCGGTCGCCGACCGCCTGATCACCAGCCAGGAACTGCTCGAACTGGTGCAGGGCGAGCCGGTCGACAGCGACGAGGCGCCGGTCGACCCGGAGCAGCCGGTCTCCTACGAGCAGTTCCGCGACCTGGTCACCTGGCGGTACACCGCGGCCACCGGCCCGCTCAACCTGGCCTCGCTCGCCCACGACCTGCGCCGCCAGCTCGGCCCCAGCGTCGATGAGACGAGCTGGTTCGGCAACGGCGGCTTCGTCCGCGCCCTGGAGAGCCTCAGCCTGCCGAACGTCAAGTTCTCCAACCACTTCCTGTGGGACGCCGCCCGTCACGACCCACCGGAGGCCGGGGTCAGCACCGGCCCCGCTCCGGAACCGGTCGGCCGCCTGTCGGCGCTGCTCAGCCTGCCCCGGCTGACCCGGGAGATGTGGCCGCCGATCTACCAGTCACTCGCCGAGTACGCCGCGGCCCACCACTTCAACCTGACCGAGGCGACCCGCTGGGCGCGCGACCAGCTGGCCGCCCAGGGCGTCGACGTGAGCCGCAGCGCCATCGCCTTCGTCACCCGGGGCACCGCCTTCGGTGGCGCCCCGCTCTACCGCCAGCCGCCGCCGAACGCCACCGAGATCGCCGCGGCGTTCGCCGACAACGTGCTGAGCCGTGCCGAGGCCGCCGCGATCGCGCTGAGCGACGAGGAGACCGCCGAGGTCCGCTCCTGGCTCGGCGCCGCTTAG
- a CDS encoding PadR family transcriptional regulator translates to MTMDATLAGHLQELRRGTVVVASLTVLRSPGYGYSLLETLSRAGFEVEANTLYPLLRRLEAQGLLTSEWNTDEPRPRKFYRTTAQGDAIAETLRGEWARLDTAIGDLDLNGSAK, encoded by the coding sequence ATGACAATGGATGCGACGCTAGCGGGGCATCTGCAGGAGTTGCGGCGCGGCACCGTCGTCGTCGCCAGCCTCACCGTCCTGCGCAGCCCCGGCTACGGCTACTCCCTGCTGGAGACGCTCAGCCGGGCCGGCTTCGAGGTCGAGGCCAACACGCTCTACCCGCTGCTGCGCCGGCTCGAGGCGCAGGGCCTGCTGACCAGCGAGTGGAACACCGACGAGCCACGGCCGCGGAAGTTCTACCGGACCACCGCGCAGGGCGATGCCATCGCCGAGACCCTGCGCGGCGAGTGGGCACGACTCGACACCGCCATCGGCGACCTGGACCTGAACGGGAGCGCGAAATGA
- a CDS encoding anthranilate synthase family protein, with amino-acid sequence MPFAYLHRDGADHVEVLTGDVITVDVLADIPLDPGRPVLAVVPYRQIAERGFDCVDDGAPLECLLVDAVTTRPLSDFPAGELRVSGGAFDRDDAEYGQIVEEVLRDEIGHGEGANFVIHRVFQASVEGDPVAAARAAFGRLLAHEQGTYWTFLVHTGQRTLVGATPERHVSVTDGIVMMNPISGTFRHGSGELLDFLRDPKEVEELYMVLDEELKMMATVAEHGGQVAGPYLKQMSQLTHTEYLLAGRGSLDVRDVLRETMFAPTVTGSPIENACRVIARHERRGRRYYSGVLALLSVSDDGTQSLDAPILIRTAEITADGTLRVPVGATLVRHSTPAGEIAETHTKAAGILAALGAATIAVRTQPPPAPGDEALRLLAARNVDLARFWLDSREAGALVVPALAGRTAVIVDGEDTFTAMLAHQLKALGLAVSVVPWSSPVPAADLLVVGPGPGDPADPVDPKMVAMRAVVADRLAVGLPLFAVCLGQQMLALRLGLPLIRRDSPYQGLAREVELFGVRRRVGFYSSFAAVSPAGSLDSVHGPVEIARDPVDGTVHAVRGPFFAGVQFHPESVLSRDGIDVLRELLPPLLADVVSPLPNG; translated from the coding sequence ATGCCTTTCGCCTACCTGCACCGTGACGGTGCCGACCATGTCGAGGTGCTCACCGGTGACGTGATCACCGTCGATGTGCTTGCCGACATTCCGCTGGACCCGGGGCGGCCGGTGCTCGCGGTGGTGCCGTACCGGCAGATCGCCGAGCGCGGATTCGATTGTGTGGATGACGGGGCGCCGCTGGAATGCCTGCTGGTGGATGCGGTGACGACCCGGCCGTTGAGTGATTTCCCGGCCGGTGAGCTGCGGGTTTCCGGAGGTGCGTTCGATCGGGACGACGCGGAGTACGGGCAGATCGTCGAGGAGGTGCTGCGGGACGAGATCGGGCACGGGGAGGGCGCCAATTTCGTGATTCACCGGGTGTTCCAGGCCTCGGTGGAGGGGGATCCGGTGGCGGCGGCGCGGGCCGCGTTCGGGCGGTTGCTCGCCCATGAGCAGGGGACGTACTGGACGTTCCTGGTGCACACCGGGCAGCGGACGTTGGTCGGGGCGACGCCGGAACGGCATGTCAGCGTGACCGACGGCATCGTGATGATGAATCCGATCAGCGGCACGTTCCGGCACGGGTCGGGCGAGTTGCTCGACTTTCTGCGGGATCCGAAAGAGGTCGAGGAGTTGTACATGGTCCTCGACGAGGAATTGAAGATGATGGCCACGGTGGCCGAGCACGGCGGCCAGGTCGCGGGTCCCTATCTGAAGCAGATGTCGCAGCTGACGCATACCGAATACCTGCTGGCCGGGCGTGGTTCGCTGGATGTTCGGGACGTACTTCGGGAGACGATGTTCGCGCCGACGGTGACCGGCAGCCCGATCGAGAACGCGTGCCGGGTCATTGCCCGCCATGAACGCCGCGGGCGACGTTATTACTCCGGCGTCCTGGCGCTGCTGTCCGTTTCTGATGATGGGACGCAGTCGCTGGACGCACCTATTCTGATTCGCACCGCGGAGATCACCGCCGACGGCACCCTGCGGGTGCCGGTCGGCGCGACGCTGGTCCGGCATTCGACGCCGGCGGGCGAGATCGCCGAGACCCACACGAAGGCCGCCGGCATTCTGGCCGCTCTCGGCGCGGCGACCATTGCGGTACGTACGCAGCCCCCACCCGCCCCGGGCGATGAGGCGCTGCGCCTGCTGGCGGCCCGCAACGTGGATCTGGCCCGGTTCTGGCTCGACTCGCGGGAGGCCGGGGCGCTGGTCGTCCCGGCGCTGGCCGGCCGGACCGCGGTGATCGTCGACGGTGAGGACACGTTCACCGCGATGCTGGCCCACCAGCTCAAGGCGCTCGGGCTGGCCGTGTCGGTGGTGCCGTGGTCGTCCCCGGTTCCGGCGGCGGACCTGCTGGTGGTCGGGCCCGGCCCGGGTGATCCGGCGGACCCGGTCGATCCGAAGATGGTCGCGATGCGCGCGGTGGTGGCCGACCGGCTGGCCGTCGGGTTGCCGCTGTTCGCGGTCTGCCTCGGGCAGCAGATGCTCGCGCTGCGGCTCGGGTTGCCGCTGATCCGGCGGGACTCGCCCTATCAGGGGCTGGCCCGGGAGGTGGAACTGTTCGGGGTGCGCCGCCGGGTCGGTTTCTACTCCAGTTTCGCGGCGGTGTCCCCGGCCGGTTCGCTGGATTCCGTGCACGGGCCGGTGGAGATCGCCCGGGATCCGGTGGACGGGACGGTGCACGCGGTGCGCGGGCCCTTCTTCGCCGGGGTGCAGTTCCACCCGGAGTCGGTGCTGAGCCGGGACGGCATCGACGTTCTTCGTGAACTTCTGCCGCCTTTGCTGGCCGATGTGGTTAGCCCGCTCCCGAACGGGTAG
- a CDS encoding glucosidase: MVRTDVSERDRLAQADSGEQPWRAWGPYLSERAWGTVREDYSEHGTAWDYFPHDHARSRAYRWNEDGMAGVCDDRQTFCFALALWNGKDPILKERMFGLGGDGGNHGEDAKDYWWYQDSTPTHSWMRWRYHYPQAEFPYDQLVRVNGQRSRTESEYELVDTGIFDSDRFWAVTVDYAKAGPHDMCIAITVSNRGPEKASLHVLPTLWFRNTWAWGLPNRPVPELTGTPGRLTGRHRSIGQITLDAEGKPPALVCDNETNAQRLWGLPGRSPYPKDGINDFLVDDAPTVNPAGTGTKGSLHYLVTLKPGATRTIRLRLTQSDAPPAPLDLGRGWTAVMRDRQAEADAFFAGIIPAAATEEEAAVARQGIAGLMWGKQFYHFDVKQWLVGDPGNAPPPPGRRHGRNNGWWHMNSFDVISMPDPWEYPWYAAWDLAFHCVSISRVDPGFAKSQLLLLLREWYMHPNGQIPAYEWSFADVNPPVHAWAALRVFEIDGGRDYDFLSRVMHKLLLNFTWWVNRKDVGGNNVFEGGFLGLDNVGPFDRSAALPVAGVLEQSDGTGWMAMYALNLLDMAINLALHDRAYEDMATKFFEHFTYIAEAAYRQGLWDEEDSFFYDVLRLPDGHKVPLKARSIVGLLPLAATTRLTSDTLNRLPEVNARVRWMLHNQTDYGDVISARRLGGADRRRQRLLSMVGQEQLLRILARLLDPEEFLSPYGLRTLSRAHLEKPFTVSLGGSDFTVGYEPAESTSGLFGGNSNWRGPVWMPVNYLLVEALREFAEFYGEDLRVEYPTGSQTKVSLNEVADDLARRLIALFVPDSTGRRPIYGMTELFQTHPDWKDLIVFPEYFHGDNGAGLGAWHQTGWSALVVDLILTLHD; encoded by the coding sequence GCTTCGCCCTCGCGCTGTGGAACGGCAAGGATCCGATCCTCAAGGAGCGGATGTTCGGCCTCGGCGGCGACGGCGGCAACCACGGCGAGGACGCCAAGGATTACTGGTGGTATCAGGATTCCACTCCCACCCACTCCTGGATGCGCTGGCGATACCACTATCCGCAGGCTGAATTCCCGTACGATCAATTGGTTCGCGTGAATGGCCAGCGGTCCCGCACCGAAAGCGAATACGAACTGGTCGACACCGGCATCTTCGACTCCGACCGGTTCTGGGCGGTGACCGTCGACTACGCGAAAGCCGGCCCGCACGACATGTGCATCGCGATCACCGTCTCCAACCGCGGCCCGGAGAAGGCGAGCCTGCACGTCCTGCCCACCCTCTGGTTCCGCAACACCTGGGCGTGGGGCCTGCCGAACCGTCCGGTCCCGGAGCTGACCGGCACTCCCGGGCGGCTCACCGGCCGGCACCGCTCGATCGGCCAGATCACCCTCGACGCCGAGGGCAAGCCGCCGGCCCTGGTCTGCGACAACGAGACCAACGCGCAGCGGCTGTGGGGACTGCCCGGGCGCAGCCCGTACCCCAAGGACGGGATCAACGACTTCCTGGTCGACGACGCGCCGACGGTCAACCCGGCCGGGACCGGTACCAAAGGTTCCCTGCACTACCTGGTCACCCTCAAGCCCGGCGCGACCCGGACGATCCGGCTGCGGCTCACCCAGAGCGACGCCCCGCCCGCCCCGCTCGACCTGGGCCGAGGCTGGACCGCGGTGATGCGCGACCGGCAGGCCGAAGCCGACGCGTTCTTCGCCGGGATCATCCCGGCGGCGGCCACCGAGGAGGAGGCCGCGGTCGCCCGGCAGGGCATCGCCGGTCTGATGTGGGGCAAGCAGTTCTACCACTTCGACGTGAAGCAGTGGCTGGTCGGCGACCCGGGCAACGCGCCGCCGCCACCGGGCCGGCGCCACGGCCGCAACAACGGCTGGTGGCACATGAACAGCTTCGACGTGATCAGCATGCCCGATCCGTGGGAGTACCCCTGGTACGCCGCCTGGGACCTGGCCTTCCACTGTGTCAGCATCAGCCGTGTCGACCCCGGCTTCGCCAAATCGCAGCTGCTGCTGCTGCTCCGCGAGTGGTACATGCACCCCAACGGCCAGATTCCGGCGTACGAATGGTCGTTCGCCGACGTGAACCCGCCGGTGCACGCGTGGGCGGCGCTGCGCGTCTTCGAGATCGACGGCGGCCGCGACTACGACTTCCTGTCCCGGGTGATGCACAAGCTGCTGCTCAACTTCACCTGGTGGGTCAACCGCAAGGACGTCGGCGGCAACAATGTGTTCGAGGGCGGCTTCCTCGGCCTGGACAACGTCGGCCCGTTCGACCGCTCCGCCGCGCTGCCGGTCGCCGGTGTCCTCGAACAGTCCGACGGCACCGGCTGGATGGCGATGTACGCCCTCAACCTGCTGGACATGGCGATCAATCTGGCGCTGCACGACCGGGCCTACGAGGACATGGCCACCAAGTTCTTCGAGCACTTCACGTACATCGCCGAGGCGGCGTACCGGCAGGGCCTGTGGGACGAGGAGGACAGTTTCTTCTACGACGTGCTGCGGCTGCCGGACGGGCACAAGGTCCCGCTCAAGGCCCGGTCGATCGTCGGCCTGCTGCCGCTCGCGGCGACCACCCGGCTCACCTCGGATACCCTGAACCGGCTGCCCGAGGTAAACGCCCGGGTCCGCTGGATGCTGCACAACCAGACCGACTACGGCGACGTGATCAGCGCCCGCCGGCTCGGCGGCGCCGACCGCCGCCGCCAGCGGCTGCTCAGCATGGTCGGCCAGGAGCAACTGCTGCGGATCCTGGCCAGGTTGCTGGACCCGGAGGAATTCCTCTCGCCGTACGGGTTGCGCACCCTGTCCCGGGCCCACCTGGAGAAACCGTTCACGGTGTCGCTGGGCGGCTCCGACTTCACCGTCGGCTACGAGCCGGCGGAAAGCACCAGCGGCCTGTTCGGCGGCAACTCGAACTGGCGGGGGCCGGTCTGGATGCCGGTCAACTACCTGCTGGTGGAGGCGTTGCGGGAGTTCGCCGAGTTCTACGGCGAAGACCTGCGGGTGGAGTATCCGACCGGGTCGCAGACGAAGGTGTCGCTGAACGAGGTGGCGGACGACCTGGCTCGCCGGCTGATCGCCCTGTTCGTCCCGGACTCGACGGGGCGGCGGCCGATCTACGGCATGACGGAACTCTTCCAGACCCACCCGGACTGGAAAGACCTGATCGTCTTCCCGGAATACTTCCACGGCGACAACGGCGCGGGCCTGGGCGCCTGGCACCAGACCGGCTGGAGTGCGCTGGTCGTCGACCTGATCCTGACCCTGCACGACTGA
- a CDS encoding YccF domain-containing protein encodes MPVRFLLNVLWFVFGSGFLLAIGYGIAALICFALVVTIPFGIAAARLAVYSLWPFGRTVVDRPGAGAASGLANILWVVLFGWWIALHHLVVGIMQCVTVIGIPFGIANFKLVPVAFWPLGREIVDVP; translated from the coding sequence GTGCCTGTGCGTTTCCTTCTCAACGTTCTCTGGTTCGTCTTCGGCTCCGGGTTCCTGCTCGCCATCGGCTACGGGATCGCGGCCCTGATCTGTTTCGCCCTGGTCGTCACCATCCCGTTCGGGATCGCCGCGGCCCGGCTGGCGGTCTACTCGCTGTGGCCGTTCGGCCGCACCGTGGTGGACCGGCCGGGCGCCGGCGCCGCCTCCGGGCTGGCCAACATCCTCTGGGTGGTCCTGTTCGGCTGGTGGATCGCGCTGCACCACCTGGTCGTCGGGATCATGCAGTGCGTGACGGTCATCGGCATCCCGTTCGGGATCGCGAACTTCAAGCTGGTGCCGGTGGCCTTCTGGCCGCTCGGGCGGGAAATCGTGGACGTCCCCTGA
- a CDS encoding permease prefix domain 1-containing protein: MTNLVDRYVFTALRRIPEQQRADIDRELRASIEDAVDARVDAGETREAAVETTLTELGDPERLADRYAGRPGHLIGPDVYPLWRRLVTTLLWTVLPIMATISVVVQLFEDADIGKIIGGVVGTTLTVGTHIVFWVTLIFWIVDRSGAAKGLRPRWSVKDLPKYEAARATIGQLITGVVWSALLILALVLQQFTFTDVPLLDPANWTFWWPLIIALFVLRALYHVGVHRVGGWTRTVAAVNLLLTAAYTVPLVWLVSSGHFFNPAFHGFLDVHGGDVRDWTGTAIIAVLVVGGAWDVIDSVVRAERSRRGLAPARVPGSGGGYGLGC; this comes from the coding sequence ATGACCAACCTCGTCGACCGATACGTCTTCACCGCCCTGCGTCGCATCCCCGAGCAGCAGCGCGCCGACATCGACCGGGAGCTGCGCGCCTCCATCGAGGACGCGGTCGACGCCCGGGTCGACGCCGGCGAAACCCGGGAGGCCGCCGTCGAGACCACGCTCACCGAGCTGGGCGACCCGGAGCGGCTCGCCGACCGGTATGCCGGGCGCCCCGGCCACCTGATCGGGCCGGATGTCTATCCGCTGTGGCGACGGCTGGTCACCACCCTGCTCTGGACCGTGCTGCCGATCATGGCGACCATCTCGGTGGTCGTCCAGCTCTTCGAGGACGCCGACATCGGCAAGATCATCGGCGGGGTGGTCGGCACCACGCTCACCGTCGGCACCCACATCGTCTTCTGGGTCACGCTGATCTTCTGGATCGTCGACCGCAGTGGCGCCGCCAAGGGGCTCCGCCCCCGATGGAGCGTCAAGGACCTGCCGAAATACGAGGCGGCCCGGGCCACCATCGGCCAGCTGATCACCGGCGTGGTGTGGTCGGCGCTGCTGATCCTCGCCCTCGTGCTGCAGCAGTTCACCTTCACCGACGTGCCGCTGCTCGACCCGGCGAACTGGACCTTCTGGTGGCCGCTGATTATCGCCCTATTCGTGCTGCGCGCCCTCTACCATGTCGGGGTGCACCGGGTCGGCGGCTGGACGCGGACGGTGGCGGCGGTCAACCTGCTGCTGACCGCGGCGTACACGGTGCCGTTGGTGTGGCTGGTCAGCAGCGGCCACTTCTTCAACCCGGCCTTCCACGGCTTCCTCGACGTCCACGGCGGCGATGTCCGCGACTGGACCGGCACGGCGATCATCGCGGTCCTGGTGGTCGGCGGCGCCTGGGACGTGATCGACTCGGTGGTGCGCGCCGAGCGGTCCCGGCGGGGGCTGGCCCCGGCCAGGGTTCCCGGGTCCGGCGGGGGTTACGGCCTCGGCTGCTGA
- a CDS encoding type IV toxin-antitoxin system AbiEi family antitoxin domain-containing protein, whose amino-acid sequence MPIEERTAQAVDAILLRQHGVITWQQARRHLSEKAIRHRVRSGRWRRVHRGIYLAHSESCTRQQYLWVASLGAGNGRPALLAGVTALQVLGLQRLPADPLPIHVLVHISRPDRDPPPGVRVHRTRRLSMVDVCPTIAPPCTTAARALVDAVEWATDGDDATRVLAAADGQRLVSPEQVRPVLARLPRLSRRRLLERALAA is encoded by the coding sequence ATGCCGATCGAAGAGCGCACCGCCCAGGCCGTCGACGCGATCCTCCTCCGCCAGCACGGCGTGATCACCTGGCAGCAGGCCCGGCGGCACCTCAGCGAGAAGGCGATCCGCCATCGCGTCCGGTCCGGCCGGTGGAGACGGGTGCACCGGGGCATCTATCTCGCCCACAGCGAGAGCTGCACCCGGCAGCAGTATCTGTGGGTCGCCAGCCTCGGCGCCGGCAACGGGCGGCCCGCACTCCTCGCCGGCGTCACCGCGCTGCAGGTCCTCGGGCTGCAGCGGCTGCCCGCCGACCCGCTCCCGATCCACGTGCTGGTCCACATCAGTCGGCCCGACCGCGACCCGCCGCCCGGGGTGCGGGTCCACCGCACCCGTCGGTTGAGCATGGTGGACGTCTGTCCGACGATCGCCCCGCCGTGCACCACCGCGGCCCGCGCGCTGGTGGACGCGGTGGAGTGGGCCACCGACGGCGACGACGCGACCCGGGTGCTCGCGGCGGCGGACGGCCAGCGCCTGGTCAGCCCGGAGCAGGTGCGGCCGGTGCTGGCCCGGCTCCCGCGCCTGTCCCGCCGGCGGCTGCTGGAGCGTGCCTTGGCGGCCTGA